A single Brevundimonas sp. SL130 DNA region contains:
- the rfbC gene encoding dTDP-4-dehydrorhamnose 3,5-epimerase has product MRPRRFGDARGWFMETYSEASALAAGIDARFVQDNQSFSAFEGTVRGLHYQRPPHAQAKLVRCVRGSIMDYAVDIRRGSPTYGHHVAAKLTAEGGEQLFVPVGFAHAFITLEPDVEVAYKVTDVYAPDCDGGIVWNDSTIGIDWPLPETGAVLSDKDKVLPTLAEFDSPFEYDGRPLEPLPTL; this is encoded by the coding sequence ATGCGTCCTCGCCGTTTTGGCGACGCGCGTGGCTGGTTCATGGAGACCTATTCGGAGGCTTCTGCGCTGGCGGCGGGCATCGACGCGCGGTTTGTGCAGGACAACCAGTCATTCTCGGCCTTTGAGGGCACGGTCCGGGGGCTTCACTATCAGCGGCCGCCGCATGCCCAGGCCAAGCTGGTGCGGTGCGTGCGCGGATCGATCATGGACTATGCGGTGGATATCCGGCGGGGATCGCCGACCTATGGCCACCATGTGGCGGCCAAGCTGACCGCCGAGGGCGGCGAGCAGTTGTTCGTGCCGGTCGGTTTCGCCCACGCCTTCATCACCCTCGAGCCGGACGTCGAGGTCGCCTACAAGGTGACCGACGTCTATGCCCCGGACTGCGACGGCGGCATCGTCTGGAACGACTCCACCATCGGTATCGACTGGCCCCTCCCGGAAACTGGCGCGGTCCTGTCCGACAAGGATAAGGTCCTGCCGACCCTGGCCGAATTCGACAGCCCGTTCGAGTATGATGGCCGGCCGCTCGAACCCCTGCCTACGCTCTGA
- a CDS encoding IS5 family transposase, with amino-acid sequence MSVKRTGQLGFGEVGLARRSGSAALERVSALVDWTGFERTLAGLREEGPGRPGYRPLLLFKALLLQAWYGLSDAELEFRLGDSLAFGRFVGLSLEDEVPDHTTLCRFRNRLVRDRLLERLFAELDGQLEGAGVVLKQGTMLDATLIETQAAGRRGPGEARVDPDAAYARRSGKPGSTHGYKAHVGVDQGSGLIRSILTTPANVNDTTPADALVRGDERAVLGDAAYHTHARQAALKAQGIKPRLMRRPNKHPPTLPPRLARLNRLIARRRAAVETTFATWKRRMGLTGIRYIGLTKASGQMLMVAMAFNLRRWAALQPA; translated from the coding sequence ATGTCGGTGAAGCGGACGGGCCAGTTGGGATTTGGCGAGGTTGGGCTGGCTCGGCGTAGTGGCAGCGCGGCCCTGGAGCGGGTGTCGGCTCTGGTCGATTGGACCGGGTTCGAGCGAACGCTGGCGGGTCTTCGCGAGGAGGGGCCGGGCCGACCCGGCTATCGGCCTCTGCTGTTGTTCAAGGCCCTGCTTCTTCAGGCCTGGTATGGGCTGTCGGACGCCGAGCTGGAGTTCCGGCTGGGCGACAGCCTGGCGTTCGGGCGGTTCGTCGGGCTGAGCCTGGAGGACGAGGTTCCCGACCACACGACCCTGTGCCGGTTCCGTAACCGGCTGGTGCGGGATCGGCTGCTGGAGCGTCTGTTCGCAGAGCTGGATGGTCAGTTGGAGGGTGCGGGCGTGGTCCTCAAGCAGGGCACGATGCTGGACGCCACCCTGATCGAGACGCAGGCCGCAGGACGGCGCGGCCCCGGCGAGGCCAGGGTCGATCCCGACGCCGCCTACGCCCGCCGCTCTGGCAAGCCGGGCTCGACCCACGGCTACAAGGCCCACGTCGGCGTCGATCAGGGCTCGGGCCTGATCCGGTCGATCCTGACCACTCCGGCCAACGTCAACGACACCACTCCCGCCGACGCTCTGGTCCGGGGCGATGAGAGGGCCGTGCTGGGCGATGCGGCCTATCACACCCATGCTCGGCAGGCCGCGCTCAAGGCTCAGGGCATCAAGCCGCGCCTGATGCGACGGCCCAACAAACATCCCCCGACACTGCCGCCCCGTCTGGCCCGGCTCAACCGCCTGATCGCTCGCCGGCGCGCCGCCGTGGAGACCACCTTCGCCACCTGGAAGCGCCGCATGGGCCTGACCGGCATCCGCTACATCGGCCTGACCAAGGCGTCCGGCCAGATGCTGATGGTCGCCATGGCCTTTAATCTGCGCCGCTGGGCCGCCCTGCAACCCGCCTGA
- a CDS encoding UDP-glucose dehydrogenase family protein — protein MRVAMIGTGYVGLVSGACFADFGHMVTCIDKDPSKIERLEKGEIPIFEPGLDDLVATNVKEGRLFFTLEGAEAIRNADAVFIAVGTPTRRGDGHADLSYVYAAAEEIAGLIEGFTVVVTKSTVPVGTGDEVEAIIRKANPNADFAVVSNPEFLREGAAIGDFKRPDRVVIGVNDVDGDAGSRAKAVMSELYRPLNLNESPLQFVGRRTSELIKYAANAFLAMKITFINEMADLCEAVGADVQQVARGIGLDKRIGSKFLHAGPGYGGSCFPKDTIALVRTAQQYKSPVRLIETTVEVNDARKKAMAGRVETALGESVAGKTVALLGLTFKPNTDDMRDAPSLDIALALIAAGAKVQAFDPEGMHEAAKLLPGVEMKANAYEAVTGADAAVIITEWDQFRALDLDRVKAAMNQAVLIDLRNVYRDHEMARRGFKYSGIGRG, from the coding sequence ATGCGCGTAGCGATGATCGGAACCGGCTATGTCGGCTTGGTGTCTGGCGCCTGTTTCGCCGACTTCGGCCATATGGTCACCTGCATCGACAAAGATCCGTCGAAGATCGAGCGGCTGGAGAAGGGTGAGATCCCGATCTTCGAACCTGGCCTGGACGATCTGGTCGCGACCAACGTAAAGGAAGGCCGCCTATTCTTCACGCTCGAGGGCGCCGAAGCGATCCGTAACGCCGACGCCGTCTTCATCGCCGTCGGCACGCCGACCCGTCGTGGCGACGGTCATGCGGACCTCTCCTACGTCTATGCGGCGGCCGAAGAAATCGCCGGTCTCATCGAAGGCTTCACCGTGGTGGTGACAAAGTCCACCGTGCCCGTCGGCACCGGCGACGAGGTCGAGGCCATCATTCGCAAAGCCAATCCGAACGCCGACTTCGCCGTCGTTTCCAATCCCGAATTCCTGCGCGAAGGCGCGGCCATCGGCGACTTCAAACGCCCTGACCGGGTGGTGATCGGCGTAAACGATGTCGACGGCGATGCCGGTTCGCGCGCCAAGGCGGTCATGAGCGAACTCTATCGTCCGCTGAACCTGAACGAGAGCCCGCTTCAGTTCGTTGGCCGCCGCACCTCGGAACTGATCAAATACGCCGCCAACGCCTTCCTGGCGATGAAGATCACCTTCATCAACGAGATGGCGGACTTGTGCGAAGCCGTCGGCGCTGACGTGCAGCAGGTCGCGCGCGGCATCGGCCTGGACAAGCGGATCGGGTCCAAGTTCCTGCACGCCGGCCCCGGCTACGGGGGCTCCTGCTTCCCCAAGGACACCATCGCCCTGGTCCGCACAGCTCAGCAGTACAAGTCGCCCGTGCGCCTGATCGAGACCACGGTCGAGGTCAACGACGCGCGCAAGAAGGCCATGGCCGGGCGAGTCGAGACCGCCTTGGGCGAGAGCGTCGCCGGCAAGACCGTCGCCCTGCTGGGCCTGACCTTCAAGCCCAATACCGACGACATGCGCGACGCCCCCTCGCTGGACATCGCCCTCGCCCTTATCGCCGCTGGCGCAAAAGTTCAGGCCTTCGATCCGGAAGGCATGCACGAGGCGGCAAAACTGCTGCCTGGCGTGGAGATGAAGGCCAACGCCTATGAGGCCGTGACGGGCGCGGACGCCGCGGTCATCATCACCGAGTGGGATCAGTTCCGCGCGCTGGATCTGGATCGGGTCAAGGCGGCAATGAACCAAGCCGTGCTGATCGACCTCAGAAACGTGTACCGCGACCACGAAATGGCGCGACGCGGGTTCAAATATTCCGGTATCGGCCGGGGATAA
- a CDS encoding glycosyltransferase family 2 protein has protein sequence MKGRVVDARISVVIPTFNRQDTIVDAIKTALDQTLAPIEVIVVDDCSTDATVERVRAYSDSRVVLISQPKNMGGGAARNAGILAAKGDWVALLDSDDLWRADKLELQSRAIENARDAICYSNLEFFGGDAGRPYWNLRPLRNGEPLADYMIAEGQAVQTSSLYMYKQTAVSILFDERLRRHQDWDFVLRAEREGMHFVYIDLPLVLYRMSDSESVSRNANVSATLDWMDWAGDILTARHRSIIGLDVIVPRIAGRDFWGAAGLILKAIGNGVVEPRRLLRASLELLPPPVTQPLKRVIRKFRRA, from the coding sequence ATGAAGGGCCGAGTTGTGGATGCTAGAATTTCAGTCGTCATTCCGACTTTTAACCGGCAGGACACAATCGTTGACGCCATCAAGACGGCGCTTGATCAAACTCTTGCGCCCATAGAAGTCATTGTTGTCGACGATTGTTCGACCGATGCTACTGTCGAACGTGTGCGAGCCTACAGTGATTCACGCGTGGTGCTGATATCACAGCCGAAAAACATGGGGGGCGGAGCGGCTCGGAATGCCGGGATCCTTGCTGCTAAGGGGGACTGGGTCGCCCTTCTGGACTCGGATGATCTATGGCGCGCCGACAAACTGGAGCTTCAGTCACGGGCGATAGAGAATGCACGGGATGCGATCTGCTACTCAAACTTGGAGTTTTTCGGAGGCGACGCGGGGCGTCCGTACTGGAACCTTCGCCCTCTTAGGAATGGAGAGCCTCTGGCCGATTATATGATTGCGGAGGGACAGGCGGTGCAGACCTCCTCTCTGTATATGTACAAACAGACTGCCGTCTCGATCCTATTCGACGAACGACTTCGGCGGCACCAGGATTGGGATTTTGTCTTGCGGGCCGAGCGGGAAGGTATGCATTTCGTCTATATTGACCTTCCGCTTGTACTGTACCGTATGTCGGACAGCGAGAGTGTCTCGCGAAATGCCAATGTCAGCGCGACTTTGGACTGGATGGATTGGGCTGGGGATATTCTGACCGCGCGCCACCGTTCGATTATCGGCCTCGACGTAATTGTTCCTAGAATCGCGGGCCGTGATTTTTGGGGTGCGGCCGGCCTTATCCTGAAGGCGATAGGAAACGGTGTCGTCGAGCCTCGGCGCCTGCTTCGTGCGAGCCTCGAACTGCTTCCGCCGCCCGTCACTCAGCCCCTAAAGCGGGTTATCCGGAAATTTCGGCGAGCCTGA
- a CDS encoding polysaccharide pyruvyl transferase family protein, which produces MMSSSEQSFSAVFAVSSGQDDNIGDIVLRRRFLDALRPLGPINVLLGENSPGFVEGLMLGASDVVYTGLEDWRAALDVASRRGRVLVADNPGEVDLTPGLVKQQILLMPNLFGVRRRKGRVVRFGTGIRSPHSGVWGLIYNLAFRTTLMFHEPVRWRDPISRDTFGIGSVMPDWGFADIGPERVAMTANDARNLFVISQRVDRPLPSAEWIDGVKMFCAAAGLKPYVVTQVVRDQPRSDWLADALGADQLPWDGQNPRRHENNLREIYRQTALVLSDRLHVLIVAMTEGAPPLCISEHSESKIGRHMDAVNYADVSIQVSGLSSVEIAALCHNNVNRGAELEAAVKRARKEIESVDRLLLDL; this is translated from the coding sequence ATGATGTCTTCGTCCGAGCAAAGTTTTTCAGCAGTATTCGCTGTTTCTAGTGGTCAGGATGACAATATAGGCGACATTGTTTTGCGTCGTAGATTTCTCGACGCCTTGCGCCCGCTTGGACCAATCAATGTTTTGCTAGGTGAGAATTCCCCCGGTTTTGTCGAGGGGCTCATGCTTGGCGCGTCCGATGTGGTCTATACGGGCCTCGAAGATTGGAGAGCGGCGCTTGACGTGGCAAGTCGGCGTGGACGCGTGCTTGTCGCCGACAATCCTGGAGAAGTTGATCTGACTCCGGGTCTCGTGAAACAACAGATATTGCTTATGCCAAATCTTTTCGGAGTTCGTCGCAGGAAAGGTAGGGTCGTTAGATTTGGAACGGGCATTCGGTCGCCTCACTCCGGTGTGTGGGGGCTGATCTATAACTTGGCCTTCCGCACGACGCTGATGTTCCACGAGCCCGTGAGGTGGCGTGATCCGATTTCTCGCGACACTTTCGGCATTGGGTCCGTAATGCCGGACTGGGGATTTGCCGACATTGGTCCCGAGCGGGTCGCTATGACAGCGAATGATGCGCGCAACCTGTTCGTGATATCGCAGAGAGTGGATCGCCCCCTGCCTTCGGCGGAGTGGATCGACGGCGTTAAGATGTTCTGCGCCGCTGCGGGCTTGAAGCCCTATGTCGTTACCCAAGTGGTTCGCGACCAGCCCCGTTCGGACTGGCTTGCGGATGCTCTGGGAGCGGATCAGCTGCCTTGGGACGGGCAAAATCCCCGCCGGCATGAGAACAATCTGCGAGAAATCTATCGCCAGACAGCATTGGTTTTGAGTGACAGATTGCATGTGCTCATCGTCGCCATGACAGAAGGCGCACCACCCTTGTGCATAAGCGAACATAGCGAGAGCAAGATTGGTAGGCACATGGATGCCGTGAATTATGCTGACGTCAGCATTCAGGTGTCCGGTCTTTCCAGCGTCGAGATCGCCGCGCTTTGCCACAATAATGTGAACCGTGGGGCGGAGTTGGAGGCTGCGGTGAAACGCGCTCGAAAAGAGATCGAATCGGTAGACAGACTTCTTCTTGATCTCTGA
- a CDS encoding oligosaccharide flippase family protein, translating to MKSAATTERVAVSIRRDAIWTALDIFLSAGLAFAFRLVIARVLAPHDFGVAAIALSVIAVLQVASDFGLTATLIQKDEARVTPKLVNTTFTASLIISVCMAAVTAFVVAPLAARFYNEPALAPLLMVLAVNLLPSAFTTVSSAMLFRARRFRAVAINKIVCAVTAVLAALVVLLIHPGPWVVVCQAVVSALIVAVGLTMTAGWSFRLALERAHLKEIFGFSSFVLANDLIIALSANSGVFIVGRLIGAGDAGLYSLAVYVTDTIRQALTSITNRVTFVHYSINKYDLSYLRQALISALVWNCRIIFPVMTALICFGPQLAVHFIGPEWSEMGAVMQWLALSAMVLAAGGNTSTLYKALGRPGVDLALLAGSIFALLIPGMILGATMGGLVGVAIATAVTRLINNVVRQVLLDRLIGNVWGAAIKAVARLLLMQIPIVAVWFVGRMIFPRATWVETFIMSLVAAMIYFVLEFPVAFPGQFKKAKFFLRKICTL from the coding sequence GTGAAAAGTGCAGCGACGACAGAAAGGGTAGCCGTGTCGATCAGGCGAGATGCCATATGGACGGCTCTGGACATCTTCCTATCGGCAGGGCTCGCGTTCGCGTTTCGCCTGGTCATTGCGCGTGTTCTGGCTCCGCATGATTTCGGTGTGGCCGCTATTGCTCTGTCTGTGATCGCGGTGTTGCAGGTGGCCAGTGATTTCGGACTTACAGCGACGCTTATCCAGAAGGACGAAGCGCGGGTGACGCCCAAGCTGGTCAATACGACCTTTACCGCATCGCTGATCATCTCCGTCTGTATGGCTGCTGTGACAGCCTTTGTGGTGGCCCCGCTGGCGGCGCGATTCTATAATGAGCCGGCTTTGGCCCCCCTGTTGATGGTGCTGGCGGTCAATCTTCTGCCATCCGCCTTTACGACCGTCTCGTCCGCGATGTTGTTTCGTGCACGCCGTTTCCGTGCCGTGGCGATCAATAAGATCGTATGCGCCGTGACGGCGGTCCTGGCGGCGCTGGTCGTTTTGTTGATTCATCCGGGGCCATGGGTCGTCGTCTGTCAGGCGGTGGTTTCTGCGCTTATCGTCGCGGTCGGGTTGACCATGACGGCGGGATGGTCGTTTCGGCTGGCGCTCGAGCGAGCTCATTTGAAGGAAATTTTCGGCTTCAGTAGTTTCGTCTTGGCGAATGATCTCATCATCGCGCTGAGCGCCAACTCCGGCGTCTTTATCGTGGGGCGTTTGATCGGAGCGGGCGACGCAGGCCTGTATTCGCTTGCCGTTTACGTGACGGACACTATTAGACAGGCTCTTACGTCAATAACAAACAGGGTTACATTTGTTCACTATTCTATAAATAAGTATGATTTGTCATATTTAAGGCAGGCATTGATCTCTGCGCTTGTTTGGAACTGTCGTATAATTTTTCCAGTCATGACGGCCTTGATCTGTTTTGGTCCCCAACTGGCCGTTCATTTCATTGGTCCGGAGTGGAGTGAAATGGGTGCCGTTATGCAATGGCTGGCGCTTTCAGCCATGGTGCTGGCTGCGGGTGGAAACACGTCGACGCTCTATAAGGCGCTCGGCCGTCCAGGTGTGGACCTTGCTCTTCTCGCAGGGTCGATCTTTGCTCTCCTGATTCCGGGGATGATCTTGGGAGCGACAATGGGGGGGCTTGTCGGTGTGGCGATCGCCACCGCTGTGACCAGGTTGATCAACAATGTTGTGCGCCAGGTTCTGCTGGATCGGCTCATCGGAAATGTGTGGGGGGCTGCGATAAAGGCGGTTGCGCGCCTTCTGCTCATGCAGATTCCTATAGTGGCCGTATGGTTTGTCGGGCGCATGATTTTTCCGCGCGCGACTTGGGTCGAGACGTTTATAATGTCCCTGGTTGCAGCGATGATATATTTTGTCCTCGAGTTTCCAGTAGCTTTCCCTGGTCAATTCAAAAAGGCTAAGTTTTTTCTTAGGAAGATTTGCACTCTATGA
- a CDS encoding glycosyltransferase family 2 protein, with translation MMKKLSISLVVATMNRPTQLEHLFQTLERQTVRADQIFVVDQSRDDLTRDVVERYATRLPLTYFHREARGLSCARNVVHDLISGDIVAFPDDDCWYPDDTIARAVAEFEKDADLGVFTGASMSEAGVPSQGRWGTERVVVDKRSVWTSQTSYTTYYRTSVFKPLGGFDETLGVGGSTPWGAGEETDLLLRALATGARAVYDPTFRVFHPEPLAVYDEGAYSRGRKYNRGVGRVLRLHRFPPWFVGYMVARPAVGIGVAMLKGQLPLAKYRTITAVNRLRGFMDPL, from the coding sequence ATGATGAAAAAACTTAGCATATCCCTCGTCGTTGCGACGATGAATAGGCCGACTCAACTGGAACATCTTTTTCAGACGCTCGAACGCCAGACCGTTCGCGCGGACCAGATCTTCGTTGTCGATCAAAGCCGAGACGACCTGACACGCGACGTGGTCGAGCGCTATGCGACCCGCTTGCCGCTCACCTATTTCCACCGGGAGGCGAGAGGGCTTTCGTGCGCGCGCAACGTGGTCCACGATCTGATCAGCGGCGATATCGTCGCCTTCCCTGATGACGATTGCTGGTACCCTGACGACACTATCGCGCGGGCCGTCGCCGAGTTCGAGAAGGACGCGGACCTCGGCGTATTCACCGGCGCCAGCATGTCCGAAGCCGGCGTGCCGTCGCAGGGACGGTGGGGGACGGAGCGGGTGGTTGTCGACAAGCGAAGCGTCTGGACGTCACAGACCAGCTACACGACCTACTACCGCACAAGCGTGTTCAAGCCTTTGGGCGGATTTGACGAAACCCTGGGGGTCGGCGGATCGACGCCCTGGGGGGCTGGCGAGGAGACCGATCTTCTTCTGCGGGCTCTCGCGACCGGTGCTCGTGCTGTATACGATCCGACATTCCGCGTGTTTCATCCCGAGCCCCTGGCCGTTTATGACGAGGGCGCCTACTCGCGGGGGCGGAAGTATAACCGCGGGGTCGGGCGCGTGCTGCGTCTTCATCGCTTTCCGCCCTGGTTTGTCGGCTACATGGTCGCGAGACCGGCTGTCGGCATTGGAGTTGCCATGTTGAAGGGGCAGCTTCCGTTGGCGAAGTATAGAACGATTACGGCCGTGAACCGTCTACGCGGTTTCATGGACCCGCTTTAA
- a CDS encoding acyltransferase family protein: protein MTTIPKKTNLTAIKTILAIFVFTSHAHILAGIDYLDFLNSIDIETRVQSFFVISGFFVFLSYDNRKSVKQFLRRRFERLYPPYAVAVIFCTLIGIAFTTAHRDFQLYQDAGKYLIANITTLNFIHPSILGAFADNKISAINGALWTMKIEFMFYLSVPLIYLMGKKIGHIRSLVLLLIASAIYAYICSYLYISTENELFTLLRRQLPGQIQFFAAGAILYRLMIGENFEYVKGDIALIIVASVCTIVTLNKLPVIYPISLSIAVVGLIFSKSLGSWNKFGDLSFGIYLYHFPIIQSFVQFGWFEKNPTIGLAAAGASTLAAALLSCHFVENSPWKIINPSKQKMGKITNA, encoded by the coding sequence ATGACAACCATACCTAAAAAAACAAACCTCACAGCTATAAAGACAATACTAGCCATTTTTGTCTTTACATCTCACGCGCACATTCTTGCCGGGATCGACTACTTGGATTTCTTGAACTCAATTGATATTGAAACAAGAGTTCAGAGTTTTTTTGTCATAAGCGGTTTTTTTGTTTTCCTAAGCTACGACAATCGGAAATCCGTAAAACAATTTTTACGCCGTCGCTTCGAGCGACTTTACCCGCCTTATGCGGTAGCAGTCATATTCTGCACGTTAATTGGCATTGCCTTCACAACTGCCCATAGAGATTTCCAGCTCTACCAGGACGCAGGAAAATACCTCATAGCAAACATAACGACATTAAATTTTATCCACCCGTCAATACTTGGCGCATTCGCAGATAACAAAATATCTGCGATAAATGGCGCACTATGGACGATGAAGATAGAATTTATGTTCTACCTTTCAGTACCCTTGATATATTTAATGGGAAAAAAAATTGGTCACATTCGCTCCCTTGTATTACTCTTAATTGCATCCGCAATTTACGCGTACATATGTTCGTACTTATATATCTCTACAGAAAATGAATTATTCACGCTGCTTCGAAGACAATTACCTGGGCAAATTCAATTTTTCGCGGCCGGCGCGATTCTATACAGACTAATGATAGGCGAAAATTTTGAATACGTGAAAGGCGATATTGCGTTAATAATCGTTGCATCAGTATGCACCATAGTGACATTAAATAAACTCCCGGTGATTTACCCCATATCTCTATCGATAGCAGTTGTTGGGCTTATTTTTTCAAAATCGCTCGGGTCATGGAATAAGTTTGGCGACCTATCCTTCGGAATATACCTATACCACTTCCCAATCATACAGTCGTTTGTACAATTTGGGTGGTTTGAAAAAAATCCAACTATAGGACTAGCGGCAGCTGGTGCCTCTACATTGGCGGCAGCCCTTTTATCCTGCCACTTCGTTGAAAATTCGCCTTGGAAAATTATAAACCCGTCAAAGCAGAAGATGGGAAAAATAACGAACGCATAG
- a CDS encoding glycosyltransferase family 2 protein: MSRDKQLGVVIVNYRTADLTIRCVESIIQHGIATSQQITVVDNLSPDDSVAVISQALPNISLVASDTNAGFGAGVNIGVRESDGDVLLILNPDTYFEMDSVTPALALIEADPKIGLLGLDLVYPDHTRQYSSRRFYSVLDIVARRLGVGTVWPFTRVVDRHLMRSAWVSSEPFDAEWVMGTGFLIPRAVYEEVGGMDEAYFLYMEDVDLCARVWRAGYRVVCAPGAQLVHDHQRSSAASPLSRAGRAHMHSLLRFRKKFALPFLRPPGINRVIHAQRRGGW; this comes from the coding sequence ATGAGCCGCGATAAGCAATTAGGCGTCGTCATCGTCAACTACCGTACGGCGGATCTGACGATCCGTTGTGTTGAATCAATTATTCAGCATGGCATCGCTACGTCTCAGCAAATCACCGTGGTCGATAACCTTAGCCCCGACGACTCAGTTGCTGTGATTTCTCAGGCTCTGCCGAATATATCGCTTGTCGCTTCTGACACTAATGCGGGCTTTGGGGCGGGGGTGAACATTGGAGTTCGAGAGAGCGACGGCGACGTCCTATTGATTTTGAACCCCGACACTTATTTCGAGATGGACAGCGTCACCCCCGCTTTGGCGCTCATTGAAGCAGATCCAAAGATTGGGCTTTTAGGATTGGATTTGGTTTATCCCGATCATACTCGTCAGTATTCTTCGCGCCGTTTCTACAGCGTGCTTGATATCGTGGCTCGACGATTGGGTGTTGGAACTGTGTGGCCGTTCACCAGGGTGGTTGATCGGCACCTGATGCGTAGCGCGTGGGTTTCGAGCGAGCCGTTCGATGCTGAGTGGGTCATGGGGACGGGGTTTTTGATCCCGCGCGCGGTCTACGAAGAGGTTGGGGGCATGGATGAGGCCTATTTCCTCTATATGGAGGATGTGGATCTGTGTGCCCGGGTTTGGCGAGCAGGTTATCGCGTGGTGTGCGCCCCTGGCGCGCAGCTCGTGCACGACCATCAAAGGTCAAGCGCGGCAAGCCCTTTGAGTCGGGCCGGACGGGCGCACATGCACAGTCTTTTGCGGTTCAGGAAGAAGTTCGCCCTGCCTTTCCTTCGTCCGCCAGGAATAAACCGAGTGATCCATGCTCAACGAAGAGGGGGGTGGTAA
- a CDS encoding glycosyltransferase family 4 protein has product MSNHTTVVSDMRWPAATGIGLVMDAVVSRKPNNVDIYALDIQGSIGSPLSPIRLSVAAAKQNTGDVFWSAGFVPPAWCNIPSVVTVHDLTHLHYYGPAKKLYYQTVFRPLYKRMKAVICVSEFTRCEFLEWSGMDPSLVHTVHNGSDPAFAANRRALDLGYPFVLYPGNHRSYKNLQRLIRAYAISALPNMGVHLAMTGRPNPEVDALALELGVADKVHALGFIEQADVPALYRAAEAIAYVSLYEGFGLPIIEGMASETPVLTSNVSAMPEVAGEAAVLVDPLNVEAIAHGLDRIVTDTELRGRLSVAGLKRLEDFDWNRSAADVWNIVSGVKS; this is encoded by the coding sequence GTGTCGAACCATACAACCGTCGTTTCGGATATGCGCTGGCCGGCGGCGACCGGTATTGGTCTTGTCATGGACGCAGTGGTTAGCAGAAAACCAAACAACGTCGATATTTACGCTCTAGACATTCAAGGCTCTATCGGAAGTCCATTATCTCCGATCCGTCTCTCTGTTGCTGCGGCTAAGCAAAATACGGGCGACGTGTTCTGGAGTGCGGGTTTTGTTCCGCCGGCATGGTGTAATATTCCATCGGTTGTGACCGTTCACGATTTGACACATCTGCACTATTATGGACCTGCCAAGAAGTTATATTATCAAACGGTATTTCGTCCGCTGTATAAGCGTATGAAGGCCGTTATCTGTGTGTCTGAATTCACGCGTTGTGAGTTTCTCGAATGGTCTGGGATGGATCCATCTCTCGTTCACACGGTACACAACGGCTCGGATCCAGCGTTTGCAGCAAATAGAAGGGCGTTGGATCTCGGTTATCCGTTTGTTCTCTATCCGGGTAACCATAGATCATACAAGAATTTGCAGCGCTTGATCAGGGCGTACGCGATCTCCGCTCTGCCCAATATGGGTGTTCACCTCGCGATGACGGGGCGTCCCAACCCCGAAGTGGACGCCTTGGCGCTAGAACTGGGGGTCGCAGACAAAGTCCATGCACTCGGTTTCATTGAGCAGGCCGATGTGCCGGCTTTGTATCGAGCGGCGGAAGCGATAGCCTATGTGTCTCTATACGAAGGGTTCGGGCTTCCCATCATAGAGGGGATGGCGTCGGAAACGCCGGTGCTCACGTCCAACGTATCCGCCATGCCGGAAGTAGCAGGAGAGGCGGCGGTTTTGGTGGATCCACTCAATGTCGAAGCGATCGCACATGGACTGGATCGGATTGTGACAGATACGGAGTTGAGGGGGCGATTGTCGGTCGCTGGCCTTAAGAGGCTTGAAGATTTCGATTGGAATCGGAGCGCGGCGGATGTGTGGAATATCGTCAGCGGGGTCAAGTCATGA